DNA from Alnus glutinosa chromosome 2, dhAlnGlut1.1, whole genome shotgun sequence:
aaaatatattgtagTCTATAATTATGTGACAGGAACGtccaatctatatatatatatatatatatatatatatatatatatatatatatatatatattctttatttcttagaGGTAAACATTAATTGTCCAAGGCCTGAAAATTCCAAGAAAATAGAACATCCAATTTGTTCCCAGGATTCAGACATCCGATATGCTCAAACTTATTTATGTATGAGCAATTCATATCTTAGCCAGAAgtgttttttctttccttgaataacaaaaacttaaaatgatGAAGATATTCAGTTCAGAGGTGCCATTCCAAAAATTGGTTTAAGAGGATGACCCATTTAATTGGACAGGTATACAACTTTATGTTCATGTATTTCTTAATTAACATATACAAAATAAAGAAGTaattggtgcacaacagttaTGCACAGTCCCACCACATGAGTTCCACCCCATGTGTCTAGTGTTGTATACAACTGTTACGCAAGAATATTTTTCGATTcctacaaaataacaaatataaagAAGGTCCTCCAGGTAGTTCGAGAAACCCTAATACCTTCCAAATCAACTCAAGAGTTATTAATAATCTTTGCTTACTTTATTCATTAACCCAATAGGTTTATATAGAGTTACAAAGAAAGGCGATAAACATAAACTACTCTCATAGAGATGTATCACATGACTATCCTATGACTATCAactattaataaagataataccCAAGTATTTAGGGATAACATACTATTCCTTTATTTCCTACTTAAAGATAGACTctaatagataaataataactaaataatAAAGATACATAATAACTAAATAACAAAGAAATATGACTGCTTGTGAACTCTTTTGTTTTCATCCGTTGTCCCATCTGATACGtaacatatttttttctcttttttcttcttttttatatattattcagGAGCGCAAGAAATGCATTTTTTGGTCCTGAATAAAAAAAACGtcttagttttttcttttataaaatatatctcATTCAAGAAATACTACATGCACTCCGACTTTTAGGCTTCCTgatgatgcaatcaaatagtaaaagaacaaagggaaaaaggatatgggctacttcgagagagtcGTAATCGATCTCTAATGACTACTTCGAGGGAGTCATGACCTCCTAATATACTAACAAAGGTTCTAGGTTTTTTAATAATTcagcatgatattttattcattagggTTATACTTATATAAAAGACGGCTAGGCCATAAAACATAATCATTAGGTCTAACCATCATTACATCATGCAGAAAAATTAATTAGTAAAGAAATAAACTATTGAAAATACATTTCTTATTAGCTGAAACAtgtagggaaagaaaatatggagattCTATTCCTTATTCACTAAAGTCTTGGGGTTTCGGTACTGCCATGTGTGCTGCCACGTAAgccctaaaattttaaatgtatcatccctctcccctaacatcttccttgtccccaaggtAGAACTCCAGAAATTGAACTTGGACCATGGCTTGATTTTCCCATGTAGCCTTTATCGGGTCAAATGATCCATACTCCTTTATTTCCTGCCACATCTATTTTGCTAAGATATCTTAAGAGTTCCCCGATAACAAAAAGCAAGGGCACTCAGAGATGTGAATACCATTTGTCTCCCTCGGCTGTGATTGCAAAGGGCACAGGGGGTTGTCCATTTGTTGTCTTGTGATGTAGAAGTACACCATGCACACCATCCTTCATCATTATTCTAGAATTAATTAGAGTGCTGACCAGAAAATTCAGAAATCCTTCCCACAGAATTTGCCCCTATGAAAAGCAAGGTGACATCTGCAGCAGTCTTTCCAGAATTGTAAAGCGTGAAAGTAAAAGCCGGGACAGTGAAACTgcttgatgtggtcttttgtttaccaaaatatattaataataaaattaccactcgcaatagtacgaatccttataggatatggctatattgagggtgtcgaatcTCAAGGACAGTGTgggaattgctatcaagtttgtgaagataaaaataactaaagaaaagattgttgatttttgttttctaaaaataaatgtataaaagtaaaagacataaatttaaataaagtagggatgagataaagaataggggattgatttcaccactcaccgcatatcaatggtcaatcataaattaacaaggtaaattcatactatgcatgatataggactcgtctcactcgagtagtcaagaaattacctctaaaaaataagtataatccatcttcggttgccacggaccgtccacctaaccaataagatgcggtacgacccgtcttccctagatatggattagctacgtctttaataggatacacacaatcaatggaatagtataacccatcgtcggttggtacgaactatctacctaaattatattaaactatggtgtagtacaatccgtcttccctaggcatggtctatctaaccctcttgattatatgtcaattaaaactgttgtataacaatcattcacataattatagaaaatatgaaggattgagttcaatcaatataaaagactttctaagacaagataagaaattcataatgattgaatataaacattaagatcaattctcatagttatacaaccatcatgcatatagaaaatactaaattaaaatataatcaaactattgttacttggaaagggctacatcaataccatattaggaatttagctgctcatcgtggtgttgggatggccttttgccatgttcttctcctcttcaacttgtcaagcctcgaAGAAGAATTTACTATCTACaactaagcacaagcacaccttctcttgaagcttaggggtctatttatagagactaggagaggcttaaaagctcttggaattccagaaaaatcgtctcttgagtcttcttgtccaagtaggagattgaaacttcaattcaagtaggaaaaggattccaaattcgtcaaGAATTGCGATCTTTTATTGCAAGGAGATTTTGGCATaataaacatccgaattagggaaaagctatttctgaaatatttgttgcattgtttattagcttttcaatgccaccaatttcattgcaatccaatatttgacgcaaaagttatgattcaaacactgagacatgtgcagaatccaaatttgaatccaatccgattttgacacTTAGTGgaaaaattccgatttaatcattcacttgatttgattaaacttaaccacatcatatagatcttctattatgattggttaagcttaaacatatcttctaggtcttcttaaagtgtactttaagcccaaaatcaatagaattaactgcatctttatttacaaccagaaaacaataaaacaacataaaatcaaataaataacaatgctaaggaattaatatatataagttatggggcttgaatgtgcaatattcgacgcttatcactgCTCTCCTCATAATTATGGGGGATAACAGGCGAAATTTGACGACAAACTATTCTAAGCTTTGGATCATGTTCACCTTGAAACTGCAGTTTCTTTAAGCATCTCTAGGCTCCCTGGGCATAGTACCATAGAATATTTTTCACCACTTGAGCGCGAAACAAATACCTCGGCTTTCTTGTTTCTGGTTGGTATCTCTTTCTTGTAGTTGTTGAGATCACGTGATCTTCTTTTCCCATCATCTTCAGCATAGAAATTGgcaactttttcttctttttccttttttttttttttgtgatgggGGCAGTCAGTGAGGTAGGTGTTATGGGCAAGGATTGGCTTGCTGGAGAGGTGCGTGATGGAGAAAAACTTTTAGTTCTTCTCATGTGCTCCTCAATTCGTTTGCTAGATTCATCTTTCCACGCAAGGAATTCTGACCACATCTTTTCTAACCTTGCTTGTTGCTCTTCattcaagaaaaattgaaaagatatGGTGATGGCGTGGATTGgagattgttgtagaaaacaatcaacttggctctaataccatttgatgcaatcaaatagtaaacaaacaaagggaaaaaggaTATGGGTTATTCGAGAGAGCCATGATCTCtaatggctacttcgagggagccgtGACTTCCTAAAATACCAATAAATGTTAtaggtttgataataattcagtatgatattttatttgttaaggttacacttatatagaagacaGCTAGGTTAAAAGACAACCATTAAGTATAGCCGTCATTACATCATACAGGAAAATTAATTAGGAATGAAATAAACTAGTGGAAATACATTCATTATTAGCTAAAACatgtaggaaaataaaatatggagatTCTACTCCTTATTCACTGTTGTCCTGAGGATTTGGTACTGCCATGTGTGCTAAGACGTAAGCTTTAAAATTCTGAACGTGTCACCTGACATGGCTTTTAATCTATTAGAGTTtggatcaaatgatgattttgaaagACACATCAAAAACTGTAGAACTGGACATTTGTGTAGCATTCATCATCTCATCAAGCAGCCAGAAAGAACCAATTGAATTTCAACCCACAACACCACCTCCatacaaaaaaaagaacatgGTTCCCATATTAACCCAGAATTGAAGTTCAACCCTCGTACCTTTCTGCCTACATATCAACCGCTGCTCAAACTCGCAAATTTCGTCAGCTTTGCAAATTGATCAATCAATAGAGACACAATTTAACAAACGCAAAGCAAACTCAGACAACCCAAAGTGGCATGCAATTAAACAAAGCAACCAATTAACCAACAACTAcaacacaaataaaaataaaaaatggaaaacccATTTCCCTCTGTTTGTTTTCTGAGCAAACAATTGGTAAAACAAAACAACTTCAACTACTGGAATGTATAACTAATTTGAGAAATGCTTCATTTTCTTCGGTCTTTCTCTCATCATTCTACTTTTGAAAATCATTATTAGATCTGTGGAGTCCATGTGGGTCTCTCATATGTCTAACCGTGATTTTTAAAACTGGAAGGATGGAAAAAGGACTGGAGGAAGATGTGTAGAACATCTAGTATATTTATAACCTAAGGAAACTACTActtaaaatcttaattaatCAAGGTGACTTTTTTACCCTTTTCCTTTGCTTTCCTCAGCTTTCTTACCTATCATACAGTAATTTTTAGGCAAATAAGAGAGATCCAAACTGCGAATCTCTTTGCACACTTCATACCGATCAACCCACCGCCAAATCGCTCACTCACAGGTGGTGTGATGCAGAGCCATAACTAGCGGTCATCCAGAAGATCTCTGCTGTACAAGTACGACAATGCCGTGTTCCCCGCAGAGCGGTTGACGGCCAGGGAGATCCCATCGGAACAAAAGCTTGCTGCTCAGCACAACCAGAACCCTCAAATGTTCATGAAAGAATAAAATGGCCTTGTGGCTTCACTACCCCTCGTTGAGGACAACCCTGCCAAATGCCAACGGTATTTTTTTCAGTTGCCAAATTTCATTAATGAAATAATAGAATCGCACATAACTTTTATAAGTGCGTTTCAGGAAAAgcctcaatttcaattttttcctgAAGCACAAATATGGGCTTTTTGGAGGCAAAAAagtaaattgacatttttttaccaaacactttttttttttactttgaaacAGCTTTTTAGATGCTGAAGGAGCTTTTTAGCCTTCCTAACGCAAAACCAAACGGGCTCTAAGGTGTTATTGGGTGCCACACACTAAAGAAGTATGGATGCTTTGATGGGCCATAATTTGTTGGATTTATTTACAAAAGACGTGATAAAACCTGTAGAGCATCTCTTTCATCAAAGTGTATATATAACAGAAGGGTGCAAGGAGGCAAAGGAAACATTTGTTGAGTCCTTCCCCACTCTGGCTTCCATCCTTGTTTGTTGAGCTCAGTCTGGCCTTTACATACCAAAAATCATCAATCCTCCAAGGAATATTCCACGTTGAACGGTATGTAGTGAATTGTGGACCTTAGGCTTAACAGCAGAGGTGGGAATCATATGGGACATGCACAGATAAACAGTGACATTGCCTAATCTCCCATAGAAATGTATTTGCTGGGCTCATCCGAATTTAGATGTCTCATGCCTTGATCCATTGCATTTCCTCGTCTCTTATAGCCTTCTAGGAAACTACGCCATATAATGGCATCAGGTAGGAAAGGCATGCTGGCAATCATTTTCTCTACTTCACTAACATATCCATACTTAGCCAGCAAGTCCACCACACAATGGTAATGATCCATTTCCGGTTCAACTCCATAACTCCTTATTCTTCCAAACAACTCCATCCCTTCTCTCACTAAGCCACCATGTCTGCAAGCAGTAAGCACTGAAATAAGAGCTAACCTATCAGGCTTAAACCCCAGCCACTCCATTTCTCTGAACCTTCCTAATGCCTCCTGAGCAAAACCATTCAGTCCAAAGGCAGATATTAGAGTTGTCCACGTGATGAGATTTCTATTTGTCATTTTGTCAAAGATTTTCACTGAACTTTCTACGCTCCCACATTTCCCATACATATTGATTAACACATTGCAAACAAATGTGTCACAGCGATTGAAATCTGTCTTTATCATTAGACCATGGACAGAACTTCCCAAAGCAAGGTTGCAAAGTTTAGCGCACACACTCAGAAGGCTAACATACGTGTAATTATCTGGATGGATGTGAAACATATGCATGTGTTTGAAAAGCTCAAAAACCTCTTTGTAATCATTGTTGCGAGCACAAGCTGCAATCACAATGTTCCAAGATACAAGGTCAGGTTCTTCAAGTAGAGAAAGCAACTTTAGTGTTTCACTGTATTGACCAGTTCTGTTATAAATTCCAGCAATGATGTTAGAGGGGACAACAGGGAGTGGATTGTAAGAAGCCGTGACGAAGACCAGGGCATCAGATATGAGACCATTTTTGGCATATGAGGTAACAAGATAGCTTGATACATACTCATTACTCAGGTAGCCCATTCTTATAATTAAACAATGAAGCTGCCGGACTTCCAATGCTAGCGATGACCTAAGAACAGCCGAAAATGAGAACTCATTAGGCCGTAAATCCAATCGCAGCATATCTTGAAGTAAAAATATACAAGTGGAAGAGCATTTGTTTGAGTAACCCAAAATCAGAGAATTCCAAGAAACCACATTCTTCTCATATATCTCGTCGAAACAGCGATGGGCATCTACCAATTTATCGCATTTAGCATAAAAGTCAACCAATGCACTACCCACATAAACATCAGATTCAAAAGCACTCCTGATTGTTTTAGCATGGATGAATTCTCCATAAATTGGAATCTCCAAAGTCGTACAACAGTTAATAACACTTACGAATGCGGGCTGGCTAGGCGCCACTCCACTCTTGCACATTTTCAAAAAGAGTTCCAATGCTTTTCCAGGTATCTCACTATTTGCCACCGTCGAAATAATTGTATTCCACAATGAAACATCCCGAACGGGAATAGTGTCAAAGACTTTCTCTGCTGAGCATATGCCGGCACATTTCACATACATATTGATAAGAGAATTAACAACAGAAACTTCACTATCAAACCCATTTTTAGTCAGTAAACCATGTATTTGTGCCCCATATGCCAAATCTTGTTCACACGAAATTCCAGACAAAACTCTAACAAAAGAACTTTCAGACAGAGCAATCTCCACCATCAAGAGCTCACGgaacaaaaaaatacaatcttCAACAAGCCCATGAAGTCCAAACAAAGACAACATTGAATTCCATGTCACCAAGCTCTTACAAGGCATATCTTCAAATGAAAGAAACGCGTCTTCCATACGACCGTGCCTCCCAAACAAACCCAACAAAGCAGTTCCCACAAAAGCGTCAGCATGAAACAGACCATTCTTTAAAACCAACGCCTGCAGCTGAACACCTCGATGAAGATCCAGTGCCCCACACGATACTAACCCACCGAACGTGAACTGAGTCGGCCTGAATCCCAAACTCCTCATCTGAGAAAACAAACTCCAAGCTTCCTCTACATCCCCACATCTACTATAAGCACTAATTATCGCATTATATGAGACTACATTTTTATGGGGCATTTTCTCAAACAACTGACGTGCAACGAATAGTTCGCCAAGCGAAACATAACAAGAAACGATACTGTTGTATGGAAAAATAGGTTGGTTGGGGACTGGGCCCGTTGTGATGGTTAGCGCGTGGAGGACTTTTGTTGTACTGAGAGATGGGAGGGTTGCGCATGTTTGTAGTAACTGAAGAAGACGGTGGTGGTGTTTGGAGAAATTTCCATGAGCGCACATGCAGTCGTTGATGTTAGCATATGGTGACTAGATTTCGAGATTTGGTGCGTACTAGAGTGTGTATACTATAGTAGACCTTATTTGGATGTGAAAAAGGGTAAGAAGGTCCCAAACAATTGGCCACTCGAGTTGGTAATAGGCTTTTATGATGACGGCCCATTCTGTTATGGCCTTTCTATTTCCTTGATCTAAAATGCGAGGTTTGGAgcccatttgaaattgtgttgaGAAGTAtagtttttatattcaaaaagagcttttaaaaaacatttttttttttttttaggcttttttttagGAGTaagttttttgcattttttaaaacaaaaatgtcaaacaagtactttttgagttttttatctaacaaattctttttttgttttgcacggctttctatgtactaaaattactttttaaacttcTTAACGATTTCTATGTACTATTACGGCTTGATTTCAACATAGATTCATCTTGAATAACTCTTTCACAATGTTATATAGTTAAGTAATTTTTCATCACATTAATATTTTGTTCATTATTAGATTATTTGACTTTCATTTATCCATCATACTTACCAAATGTTGAGATCATTAAAGATTAAAAACAactttaccccccccccccccccccccccccaaaaaaaaaaagttcaaaaaatgtACAAAACAAAAGGGCTTTGGATTGCAAAGAAGAATACAATTTTAGAAATGCATGATAAAAGTCAATAGGACGTCTAATAGGGGCATAACCACATTCGGTTTAAGTTACTCTTGatgtaatgaaaaaaaaaaatctcttattttctttacgaTTAAATACCATTTTGATACTTGTAATTTGCAGGTTTAACAAATAACACCTGGATTTTTAAAAGGGTCAATTATGGTACTTACGTAACgcacaagaaaataaataaagaattttgtattaataaattatatttattaaataagatgaaACTAATATTAGGTCTAagtgattatatttatataatcgaaataaaatgggtttaaagtaatgaaaagagattagaataataaaataataggaATGAGTCTTAATGTGTTAAAGAATTTTTTGTAAGGGTAAGTTGTTGAATTAATTATAAGGGGTCAAATAACaattaacataaaaaagaaCTAGATGTAGTAG
Protein-coding regions in this window:
- the LOC133859468 gene encoding pentatricopeptide repeat-containing protein At3g58590 produces the protein MCAHGNFSKHHHRLLQLLQTCATLPSLSTTKVLHALTITTGPVPNQPIFPYNSIVSCYVSLGELFVARQLFEKMPHKNVVSYNAIISAYSRCGDVEEAWSLFSQMRSLGFRPTQFTFGGLVSCGALDLHRGVQLQALVLKNGLFHADAFVGTALLGLFGRHGRMEDAFLSFEDMPCKSLVTWNSMLSLFGLHGLVEDCIFLFRELLMVEIALSESSFVRVLSGISCEQDLAYGAQIHGLLTKNGFDSEVSVVNSLINMYVKCAGICSAEKVFDTIPVRDVSLWNTIISTVANSEIPGKALELFLKMCKSGVAPSQPAFVSVINCCTTLEIPIYGEFIHAKTIRSAFESDVYVGSALVDFYAKCDKLVDAHRCFDEIYEKNVVSWNSLILGYSNKCSSTCIFLLQDMLRLDLRPNEFSFSAVLRSSLALEVRQLHCLIIRMGYLSNEYVSSYLVTSYAKNGLISDALVFVTASYNPLPVVPSNIIAGIYNRTGQYSETLKLLSLLEEPDLVSWNIVIAACARNNDYKEVFELFKHMHMFHIHPDNYTYVSLLSVCAKLCNLALGSSVHGLMIKTDFNRCDTFVCNVLINMYGKCGSVESSVKIFDKMTNRNLITWTTLISAFGLNGFAQEALGRFREMEWLGFKPDRLALISVLTACRHGGLVREGMELFGRIRSYGVEPEMDHYHCVVDLLAKYGYVSEVEKMIASMPFLPDAIIWRSFLEGYKRRGNAMDQGMRHLNSDEPSKYISMGD